One Cohnella candidum genomic region harbors:
- a CDS encoding helix-turn-helix transcriptional regulator translates to MKRLSDLKPFLGDSMPYLYDGSSNEGLRTCNVYAIHLFTDGPGEMEIDGKRYPIANKTLVFLRPGQPHAFHISPTHPLSSWNLYFDLWPTEQPVSLNRTFFRYPEPYQPHTSTPAEPCEELAAFPSIYSLQSHPILYDGLLQMTKVFDQSSFYRHEALNSLLYAWFLNWYNALHTRQPSDYRIVRLLAQLDAFPERREPVETWWKFCGLKRTYFHELFLRETGLTPKAYQHNLLMKRASHLLQESDLSVTAIAEKLGYPSIHPFTRHFGAYYGVSPRQYRLRPFSGL, encoded by the coding sequence ATGAAACGTTTGTCCGACCTGAAGCCCTTTCTCGGGGACTCCATGCCTTATCTGTACGACGGCAGTTCCAACGAGGGGCTGCGCACCTGCAACGTATACGCCATCCACCTCTTTACCGACGGGCCCGGCGAAATGGAGATCGACGGCAAGCGTTATCCCATCGCGAACAAAACGCTCGTGTTCCTCCGTCCGGGGCAGCCGCACGCCTTCCATATTTCTCCGACGCACCCGCTGTCATCCTGGAATCTATATTTCGACTTATGGCCGACGGAGCAGCCTGTCTCTCTCAACCGGACGTTTTTCCGCTATCCCGAGCCTTACCAGCCCCACACTTCGACGCCGGCAGAACCATGCGAGGAGCTGGCTGCGTTTCCGAGTATCTATTCGCTGCAGTCCCATCCGATTCTGTATGACGGACTGCTGCAGATGACGAAGGTGTTCGACCAGTCTTCTTTCTACCGCCATGAAGCGCTGAACAGCCTGCTTTATGCCTGGTTCCTCAATTGGTACAACGCCCTCCATACCCGGCAGCCCAGCGATTACCGGATCGTCCGGCTGCTTGCCCAGCTCGACGCCTTCCCCGAACGCCGGGAGCCCGTAGAGACGTGGTGGAAATTCTGCGGACTGAAGCGGACGTATTTTCACGAGCTGTTCCTTCGGGAAACCGGGCTGACGCCCAAGGCGTACCAGCATAACCTGCTGATGAAGAGGGCGTCCCACCTCCTTCAGGAAAGCGACCTGAGCGTGACGGCCATCGCCGAAAAACTCGGCTATCCTTCGATCCATCCGTTCACCCGCCATTTCGGCGCCTATTACGGCGTGAGCCCGAGGCAATACCGGCTTCGGCCGTTTTCCGGGCTGTGA